One part of the Solanum dulcamara chromosome 3, daSolDulc1.2, whole genome shotgun sequence genome encodes these proteins:
- the LOC129881497 gene encoding protein NRT1/ PTR FAMILY 5.7-like produces the protein MNVKIDEIKRKETTEIDEQKWVYDSSVDYKGRIPLRASTGSWKASFLIIAIEFSERLSYFGIATSLIIYLTKVIHQDLKTAAKTANYWTGVTTLMPLLGGFVADAYLGRFYTVLASTIVYLLGLLLLTMSSVVPSLKPCESDLCQEPRKVHVVVFFFAIYLISIGTGGHKPSLESFGADQFDDDHPQEKRKKMSFFNWWSFGLCSGVLLGVTLIVYVQDHVSWAVADLILTLVMAASLVIFCVGRRFYRYRKVTESPLTTMLQVLVASIKKRNLAHPSSPAYLHETQKSETNRRRLCHTKGLKFLDKAAIFDEAIDQKQNPWRFATVTKVEELKLLINMIPIWLTTLPFGICIAQSSTFFIKQGATLNRKITHDFEIPPASMYALGAIGMIATVTIYDKILVPLLRRATGNERGISILQRIGIGMILSVASMIVAALVERKRLKIVQENLLEGSMSMSVFWLAPQFLIVGIGDGFALVGLQEYFYDQVPDTMRSLGIAFYLSVIGASNFLSSILITIVDHVTEKGGKSWFGKDLNTSRLDYFYYLLATITAVNLCIYVIVARSYSYKNAQSRRTTDVANYNDGDDREGIA, from the exons ATGAATGTTAAGATAGATGAGATAAAGAGGAAAGAAACAACAGAAATTGATGAGCAAAAATGGGTGTATGATTCTTCTGTTGATTACAAAGGCAGAATTCCTCTAAGGGCTTCAACTGGAAGCTGGAAGGCATCTTTCTTGATTATTG CAATTGAATTCAGTGAGAGGTTGAGTTACTTTGGAATAGCCACAAGTTTGATCATATACCTAACAAAGGTCATTCATCAAGACCTTAAAACAGCAGCAAAAACTGCTAACTATTGGACAGGAGTCACTACTTTGATGCCACTTCTAGGAGGGTTTGTTGCTGATGCATATTTGGGAAGATTTTACACAGTTCTTGCTTCAACTATTGTCTACCTCCTG GGCTTGCTTCTCTTGACAATGTCAAGTGTGGTACCAAGCTTGAAGCCCTGTGAAAGTGACCTCTGTCAAGAACCTAGAAAGGTTCATGTGGTGGTCTTTTTCTTTGCTATATACTTAATATCAATTGGGACTGGAGGGCACAAACCATCTTTGGAGAGTTTTGGAGCTGATCAATTTGATGATGATCATcctcaagaaaaaagaaagaaaatgtctTTCTTCAATTGGTGGAGTTTTGGACTTTGCTCTGGTGTACTACTTGGTGTCACACTGATTGTTTATGTACAAGATCATGTTAGTTGGGCTGTGGCAGATTTGATTCTTACACTAGTTATGGCTGCTAGTTTAGTCATATTTTGTGTAGGCAGGCGATTCTATCGTTATCGAAAAGTTACTGAAAGTCCCTTAACAACAATGCTACAAGTTCTTGTTGCTTCAATCAAGAAAAGAAATCTTGCACATCCTTCTAGTCCTGCTTATCTACATGAAACTCAAAAGTCAGAAACCAATAGGAGGAGGTTATGTCATACCAAAGGCCTCAA GTTTCTTGATAAAGCTGCAATCTTTGATGAGGCAATAGACCAGAAACAGAATCCATGGAGATTTGCAACTGTGACAAAAGTGGAAGAATTGAAGTTACTTATCAACATGATCCCCATTTGGCTAACCACTTTACCATTTGGCATTTGCATAGCACAATCTTCAACATTTTTCATCAAACAAGGCGCGACACTTAACAGGAAGATCACTCATGATTTTGAGATCCCACCGGCTTCAATGTATGCCCTTGGAGCTATTGGCATGATAGCAACTGTCACTATCTATGACAAAATCCTTGTACCTCTCCTAAGACGAGCAACCGGAAACGAGAGAGGGATTAGCATTCTTCAGAGGATCGGCATTGGAATGATCTTATCAGTTGCATCAATGATTGTTGCAGCATTAGTTgaaagaaaaagactaaaaatTGTTCAAGAAAATCTACTTGAGGGTTCAATGTCAATGAGTGTGTTCTGGCTAGCCCCTCAATTTCTTATCGTTGGTATTGGAGATGGATTCGCGCTCGTAGGGTTACAAGAGTACTTCTATGATCAAGTACCTGATACAATGAGAAGTTTAGGCATTGCATTTTACCTAAGTGTAATTGGTGCTTCAAACTTCTTAAGTAGCATATTGATCACAATTGTGGATCATGTAACAGAAAAAGGTGGCAAGAGTTGGTTTGGAAAGGATCTAAATACCAGCAGATTGGATTATTTCTACTATTTGTTAGCTACCATAACAGCAGTAAACTTATGCATATATGTTATTGTTGCAAGGAGCTATTCCTACAAGAATGCGCAAAGTAGAAGAACTACAGATGTAGCTAATTACAACGATGGAGATGATCGCGAAGGGATAGCTTAG